The following is a genomic window from Aminivibrio sp..
AAGGCCGTGGAGGCCGGCCCTTGCTGTCAGGGGCACTTGTTGTAATGACCCTGCTGTCATCCTGAGGCCGTGGTCATGGCCGGAGGATCTTGCCCTTGTTTGTCATCCTGAGGGTTGTACTACCACCCGAAGGATCTGGTTTTTGCTCCTGAAGGGCCTTAAAATCGAGGTCCATTCGGCCATGAACCCGCCCTCAGGACGACAAGGCGAGGTCCTCCCCTCGCTATGCTCGGGATGCTGCGCGATTCGGGCGTGGAGCCGCCCTCAGGACGACAGGCAAGGGCAAGAACGAGGTCTTACCCTCGCCTCGCTATGCTCTGGGTGGTCAGATTTAGGATACCAAAACCACCATCCGTCTCAGGAAAGAAGGATAATGGTTTCAGAGTAGGATCGGCTGGATCTGAAAACGGCATGCTGAACCTGTCCGGATAATCTGTTTTTGATATCAGCCTGGACAGGAAGAGAAAGAAAAAGGGGAAAGAGCGCACAGACCGAAGATGAAATTCGGAGGAAAAAAGGTCGAATAGTTTTATTCTTTCCTTGGTCCTCATGGCAATGCATTCCTTCCTTGAATTTTAATGGTTGGCGAGGGGCGTGAGCCTGCCCATCCAGAGATACCCCCATACGGCAGCCTGGTGGGCTAGAAGGGGAGTGTCGCTGTCGTTCCAGTATACGTTGTTCCTATGCACCATCCTTGTGAGGGTGTACAGATGGTCCTTCAGTATCTCGGAAGGCTTTTCCGGAATATCCACCGAAGATGATGTCATTTGGTACCAGCTTCTCCCGGTCCATGCGTAGATGGCTTTCGGTCGGTCTCCTTTCCAAGCGATGGGAACTCTTGGGTTACCAAGTATGCCCATTCTGTCTACGAGTCGGTCCCACGAACCAATTGCGTTGAAAGATGGATTCACAGCCCAGGAAGGAACGGCTGTCGGAAGCAGCATTCTCCCTGATGGCGGCAGTGATGGCGGAACGGGCTGCTGAAGTCGGTGCGGGGAAACGGCATCAAGGGGAAGGACCTGAACATGGTTAAAAGAGGACACCGCAGCTGGGACCGGGTACTGAAGAAGGGGAAGGGATGCGGGATTGATCGATCCGACGACGAAGGCAGTCGGTACAAGTCCGTTTTGGCTCATTGCGCCGTAGACCCAGGCTCCTGATGAAGTCCGCACAACAGGATATCCGTCAAAGGTGACATACCATCCCGCCGGGAGGTTGTAGGGGCGATATACGTAAAAATTCATGCCGGCATAGAGCGGCTGGTTTACGAGAACAGGTTCCACGACATAAACGGAAGAAGCTCCGCAGGGTGCTGCCGGTAGAGAAAAAGAGAGAAGGGCAAGAAGAACGAGTGTAAGTCGTTTCATGATCGGGAGTCCTCCTTTCAAAGAATGCGTTCATTTCCCTGTACAAAAGAAAGGGGGAACCTTCCTGGCCTGCATTTTACAGGGAGAAAACGTCAATCAGTCCGTTTCCCCTTCCGTAGCAGCGGGATCGGGAGGAATATACACAGGGCTTGGGAAGTCTGGAACCGCGTCCGGTGAAGGCGCTGTTTCCAACTGTGCCGGGTCGGTGTTTTCTTCGTTCTGCGGGGCTATTACAATGCGCACCGGCACGAAGGGGCGCAGTTTTCTGTTCGTCTTGTCAGAAGGGAACTGCCCGGGCACGGGGGCAGCGTCCGGGGTGCTTTCTGTCGTCATTTCTTTCGGTGCTGCCTCGGGAGGAAGATGCGGGCTATCCGGAGCTTCCTGATTCGGGGCTTTATCAGGAGGAAGAATTGAAAATCCTCCGGTCGCTGCCGACAGGGCCTCGATTCTTTCCGGCCGTTTTGGATCCCAGAGAGGTTTTCGTCCGTCGCCCGGAGGATAGGCAAGAATCCTGGAGAGCGGCGGGTATTCAGGTTCCGCTTCCAGGGCCTTTTTGTATGCTTCCTGCGCCCTGGAGAACAACCCTCTTTCGTGGTATGCCCTTCCAAGGGCATGCCAGGCTACTGGATTGTCCGGCTCTTCAAGAACAGCCCGTTCAAGGAGAGGGGTTGCCCTGGAGAAATATCGCTGTCCAAGAAGAAGAATCCCCTGCTGAAGAGAAAGGTTCATGGGGGGGAGGGAATCAGGTTCTCTCTGCACCTCCTTTTTCGCTGCCGGAGCGGTGTTTTTGGATGGGGAGGCTTTTTTTGCCGGTTTCGGTTTTTTTTGTTCCGTTGCCCTTCCTTCCGGCTCGGTAACGACCACTCCATTTGCCCCTGCCGGCAGAATTTCAGAAAACAGGGGAAATGCCCAGAGAAAAAGAACCGCCCAAATGCTGATACATGCTGTTTTCTTCATTTCAGGGGAGCCGCCTTTTTCGTCCCGAACCTCGAAGTTCGTACCAGGTCGTTGAGCTGGACGGGATCATTGGGTTTTTCGTTGATCAGTACCACGACCGATTCGGAATCCATGAGTTTCGTGACTTTCACGTTGCCCACTACCCGGGGAACGATTACCACCGGATTTTCCGGGTCAACGGTGATGTATGAATCGCCCCGGATCACCTGGAGAATATCTCCCACAGCCAGGGAATTTTTCCGTCCGAGGGTGATGATGTACTCTCTTCTCTTTAGCGTCGAATCTGCGGTTGGGGCGATGATCCTGCCGATGAGGGAAAATTCATCGTCGCTGACCCCTGATATTTCTCCCGCCGCATCGGCGATTGCGTTCTTGAAGGCTTGCCAGTGTGAAGTGGAAGAAAACTGCTTCCATGTCGGCCGGCTCATTTTCTGTCCCTTGTCGGGAGGTGTCAGCCGGAGAAGGTCGAGCCCATCCTTGTGTATCCGGTCGAAAAGGTTGGTCTGGAGTATTTCCAGCACCGGGTATTCCCTGGCGTTCAGAAAATACAGTCTGTCGTCTCCGGGATTGAAAGTGTACCGCTGGTCACTGCCCGAGGCAATTCTGGAATCCTGCATTTCCCCGTTTCCCCCGTCATACATTCTGACACGGAGAGAGACATCCGTATTCTCGAAGGAACCCAGCGTCTCCCTCTCTTTCGCGAGAACGGAAAAAAGCTCCATCCGGACTGCAAAATCTCCAGGTCGGCGTTCTCCGGCGAACCATCGTTCTGCCGCCTCTTCATCGAGAATCCGGACATCTGTGAAAGGATCCCTTCGAAGCAGAGATGCCAGATATTCTGTCATTTTCCGTTCCAGGACATTGACGGGGTAAAATTTGCTTTCCCAAATTTCATAATCAGTAAAATTCAGCGTCGGCAGAAGAAGCACCGTTTTATTTCCCGATGCAGCCGCATCAGATGAAAAGAAAAAACAAAGAATTACAAGGGCAGCGACGCCCGTTTTCAGGGTCGGTTTCATGGTTTCAGCCTCCACAAAGTTTGGTGCTATCTCCGATATATGTATCGGCGGGCGGAAACCTTGAATGAAGCCATTCTGCGCCTCTCGAAGGGGAACCTCTTCCGACTTCTCTGTGAAAAGAACAAATAAATGCTATAATGAATCCGTTTACAAATAACAACGTCATTTCATATCAAAAGGAGGAAAAATACGGGATGAAGAAGCTGGATGTGTTTAAATGCGATCTGTGCGGCAATGTGGTAGAACTCCTTCACGTAGGAGGGGGAGACCTTGTGTGCTGCGGACAGCCCATGAAGCTCCTCGAGGAAAAAACCGCCGATTCGGCCACCGAGAAGCATGTTCCGGTTGTTGAAGGCAACAAGGTCAAGGTGGGAAGCGTTCCTCACCCCATGACGAACGAACATTACATCGAGTTCATCGAGATCATGGATGGTAACAGGATTTGCAGGAAATTCCTGAATCCCGGAGAGCCTGCCGAAGCCGTCTTCGAGACTTTTGCTCCAACGAAGAGCAGGGAATACTGCAATATTCATGGTTTATGGAAGGTGGATCTCTAAGTATGATAAGCAAAAAGATTGAAGACGCCTTCAACGATCAGATCAACGCTGAGCTCTATTCTGCCTATATCTATCTCTCCATGTCCGCGTATCTGAACTCTGTTGACCTCAACGGCATGGCTCACTGGATGAAAGTCCAGGCCAAGGAGGAATTGGAACATGCCACGAAATTTGCCTCCTATATCGTAGCGCGAGGCGGACGGGTTAAATATAAGGCCATCGAATGTCCCCGGGAAGAATGGGCATCCGCTCTTGAAGTCTTTAAAGGAGCTTATGAGCATGAACGGTATGTCACCAGGCGGATCAACGACCTCATGGACCTTGCCGTGACGGAGAAAGACTATGCAGCCCAGGTCTTTCTCCAGTGGTTTGTAAGCGAACAGGTCGAGGAAGAGGCCAATACCGACGGGATTGTGAAAAAGATGGAGATGATAGGAGAGGGCAGGCACGGCATGTACATGATTGACAAGGAACTCGGGGAGAGAAAGGCCGACTAGGCTGGTTTCCCCCTGCTTTCCCCGCAGTGCGAATGTGGTGTATCATTGAGCAGGAGCCTCGTGTTCCTGCTCATTTTTTCATCAAAGGGAGGACGACCATGGACGCTCAGATTGACCCAAGGGCCCTGTTCACTCTGAATTATGGAGTGTACATCCTCAGCACAAGGTACGAAGGAAAAAAGAACGGCCAGATCATCAACGCCCTCATGCAGCTGACAGCAGATCCCATCTGCATGGCGGCGTGTCTGCACAGGGATAATTACACCACCGAGCTCGTGGAAAAAAGCGGCAGGTTTTCCATTTCGGTCCTCGAAGATGCCGTCCCGCTCAAATTCATAGGAGTGTTCGGGTTCCGCTGCGGTCGCGAATTTGACAAGTTCGGCGAATGCACTTATGAAATCAGCGAGAGCGGCCTCCCGCTCGTGACTGAATACTCCCTTGCCGGTATTGAACTCAAGGTGCTTTCCGTGCAGGAAGTATTCACCCACAAGCTGATCGTCGGCCAGGTGGAGAAGGCTCAGCTCTTGAAGGAAGGAACCCCTCTCACTTATGCCAACTACCATACTGTAAAAAAAGGGAAGTCTCCGGTGAACGCACCATCCGCCGTTTTTAACCAAGTTAAGTGAAGGGCCTGCCCGTTTTTCGGAGATATTAGGAAGGTGAGACGGCTGAAAAAGGAGAATGTCCTGTCCGCAGAAGCACGGAATCTGGCAGGATTTCTGCCCCGCTTCGAGGATGTATACCGCAGGATGAACCGCCGGGAGTTCATATCCCCCGATCCCCTGGAAAAACTCTACCTTTACGACACGGTGGAGGAAAGAGAAGTCGTGGGGCTTGCCGTATCGTCCATTGCCTACGGAAGGGTAGCCCAGATTCTCAGGAATGCGGACAGGCTGCTGTCGGTCATGGGCCCCTCTCCCAGGTCCTTTCTTATGGAGACACCGGCAGGGGTACTTTCCCGTCTCCTTGGCGGGTTTCGTCACAGGTTCACATCCGGGAACGAAATGGTCTCCTTTCTTGCGGGAATAGGGAAGATACTCAGGGAATACGGCCGTCTCGAATACTTTTTTCAAGACTGTCTCAACAGAACCGGGGATTTCCTGGATGGCGCCGCACTCTTCTCCGGCGGAATCCGGGCAAGAGGTGGTCTGGGGAAGAGCTTCCTTCTCCCCTCGCCCGGCGACGGAAGTGCATGTAAAAGATTGTTCCTGTTCCTCAAATGGATGGTCCGGTCTGACGAAGTTGACCCCGGAGGCTGGAAGGTGCTTGGGCCGGAGACCCTGGTTTTCCCCATGGACGTTCACATGTTTAGGATGTGTTCGTGTCTCGGCCTGACGAAACGGAAAACTCCGGACCTGAAAACGGCTCTTGAGGTCACTGGACTTTTCAGAAAGTATATTCCGGAGGATCCGGTGAAGTACGATTTTGTGCTCACCAGGTTCGGGATTCGCAGCGAGATGGACGCGAAAGCGTTCGTCAAAACGTGCCTGGAAGGTGATGAACTGTGGAAGGAAAAGGATCGTACCGGAGAGTGAAGAAGCGGTCTGCGGCAGTATGGTGTTTCCCTGTTTTCTTTTTGGTCTTCGGTTTGTTCGGCGCTTCCGCTGTCCACGGCGGGCTCCGGGAAGCCCTGCTGAAGGCGGCGGCGGCGCCCGGCGATGCCGCCGCCCATGCAGAACTCGCCAGGGCGTACAACCTCAACAATGAACCGGGCAAAGCTTTCTTGGCGGCGCGGCAGTCCCTTGACCTGATGCCCGGATTCCCTCCAGCGGTCCTCGAACTTGCCCATGCTTCCCGGATGAAGGGAAACCACGAGGAAGCGGTGAAACTGTACGAAATGTATCTATCCGACGACCCCGTGTCGGTGGAAGCGCTCGCAGGAAACAGCGAAAGCCTTGCCAGGCTCGAGCGCTGGGATGAGTCCTTCGCTTCGGCCATGGCGGCTATCCGGGAGGCGCCGAAAAGAGCGGAGGGGTACGGTGCCCTGGGACGGGCGTACAGAATAGCCGGCCGTTTCGAGGAGGCCGTGGAGGTTCTCAGGCAGGGACTTGTTTTCCGGAGCGATTCCGTCGACATACTGTACGATCTCGGACTCTGCTGCGTTGAACTGGGAGACCGTACCTCTGCTCTGGTTCAATACGAAAGGCTCCTTGAACTGGACCCGGAGAAGGCATCCTTTCTATTCCGGACGATTTACCCCTGAGAGAGGATCTCCCCCGGGGGTGATCTCGTCGCAGAAATTCTCGTGAAGGAGGGCTTCGAGTCGGTCGGGTTCCGTCGCCGGGAGGGTAATCATGAGTTTTGCGATAATTGCCTCCCTGGTCATGTCCTTACCGGAGATCGCCCCCAGTTCCAGGGTTTTCCTCCCTACTTCGTAAACGCTCAGGTCCACTCCCCCGTAAACGCACTGGGTTGTAATGACTACCGGAATATTCTTCTCCCTGCACCGTGCAATAGGCGGGAGGAGATTCTCGCCAAGATAAGGCACACCGCCGAGGCCTAGGGCCTCCAGGACGATGGCCCGGGGCTCTGCGTCCGTCAGGTGTTCCAGGTACCGTGCCCGGAAACCGGGAAACAGGGTGACAAGGAAAATGGAGTTCTCCACGGAGAGGGAAGAAACGTCCACGGGGTAGGTTCCCGCGAGGAATGGTTCTTTCCCCAGGACTGCCTTTCCCGATAGGATGCAGCCCAGTTCATGGTAATTAATGCTTGAAAAAGCGGTTGAGTCGTGGCTCAGGATCTTCTGGGAACGGGGGCCGTGGATGAGATGCCCGTGGAATGCAATGGAAATGCCTTTTCTTCCTTGTTCCGCCAGGGCGCTGAGAAAAATGAAACCCTCCAGGATATTGGTTTCGGCGTCGGAACCTGGATCACCCATGGGAAGCATGGACCCTGTAATGACGACCGGCCTCGAAAACCCCGGCAGAAAAAAGGAGAGGGCCGAGGCGGAATAAGCCATGGTGTCCGTTCCGTGAAGAATGAGAAATCCGTCATATTCGCTTTCCTCGGCCCTGAGACACGCCGCCATCATCTTCCAGTCCTCCGGGGACATGTTTGAACTGTCCTTAGAGAGCAAATCCAGAACCGTGACTCGGCCGAATCGCTCCAGGCCCCTGACGCCGGAAAGAAGTTCCTCTCCCGGAAGGGATGGTGTCAGACCGTGCATTCCAGGCCGGGATGCAATTGTACCCCCTGTGGAAATAACCAGAAACTCAGCCACGAAATCATCTCCCTCACATGATACTGAACGGGACTTTCGCTGCACCCGCTAGAAATAGGGCATTCGCCATGTAAGCGGAAAACATTTCGTCCAGCGTCACGAATTCAAATCCGTTCTTCCTGAGACGGTCGATTATTACGGGCAGAGCGTCGATGGTCGCCTTTACTCCCGAGTGAAAGAGAAGGATGGAACCAGGGACTGCTCTCCGGACCATCCTGTTTGCGATGTAGGAAGGAGAAACTCCAGTATAGTCCCGGCTGTTGATGTCCCAGAGCACCAGTTTCATCCCGTTCTTTCTTACTCTTTCCACCGTCTTCCTGTCGTACTTTCCTCCCGGAGGACGGAAAAAACGGACCGGAACGGACGTGAGCGCCTCGAGAACAGCTGAGCATTTTAGTATGTCTTCCTCCAGCTCGTCCGCCGAAAGCGAAAGACAGCTCCTGTGGGAATAGGAATGATTCGCCACCGTATGTCCTCTGGAGCGGATTTCCCGAACGAGCCCCGGGTTCTTTTCCGCCATGGAGCCGACAAGAAAAAAGCTCACCTTCACTCCGAGGGAGTCCAGTATGTCGAGAAGAGGAGGCGTGAGCTTTTCGTTGGGACCGTCATCAAAAGTAATTGCCACCGTCCTGACAAGACTGCTTCCGGAGGCGAGCACCGTCGCTCCCTCGAGCCGGAGCGGGCCGGCAAAAACAAACACCGCAGAAAGAAGAACAACCGTCAGGCTACGGAATAATGCCACTGGTATCAGCTCCTCACTTTCCTGAGGATGACGATGCCGAGAATAAAGGTGTAGGAAAGAACGGCTATGGCCAGCCTGATGGAACCGGTGGCCTGGGTGATGAAGCCGAATACGGCGGGTCCGAATATGCCGGAGAATTTGCTCGAAATATCGTAGAATCCGAAAAATTCGGCCGTTCTTCCTGGGGGAATCATTGACGCAAAAAAGCTCCGGCTGATTGCCTGGGTACCGCCCTGAACCATTCCTACCGCTATGGCAAGGGCCCAGAAATGCCATATTTCCCTTACGAAAATGGCTGCGAAGGTAATGCAGAGGTAGAAGAAAAGCCCTGCGAGGATCGATCTTTTGCTGCCGATTTTCGAGGCAAGGGAACCGAAGGCCAGGGAAAATGGAATCCCCACGAACTGGGTAACCAGGAGAGACCCCACCAGGTGGAACATGGGTATGCCCAAGGTGGCTCCATAGATTGTCGCCATGCGGATGATGGTCCCTATGCCGTCGTTGTAAAACCAGAAAGCCAGGAGGAAAACAAAAAGGTTCTTGTAGTTCCTGATTTCCATGAAAGTCGCCCTCAACCTTTCCAGCCCCTTCAGGAAAAGGGGCGCCCCGGAAAGGTGCTTCCCTTCCGGCGAAGAGGGAGGTTCATCCACGAACAGAAACACCGGGATGGAGAAAAGGGCCCACCACAGGGCGACGGAGAGGAAGGAAAGCCGGGCTCCTGCGGTTCCGGGAAGATAGCGGATGAAAAGAAGGTTTGCCGCGAGGAGAATCCCTCCACCAAGGTAACCCAGAGCGTATCCCTGGGAAGAAACGGTGTCTATCCGGTGTGCCGGAACGAGGGAAGGAAGAAGGGCATCATAGAATATCAGGGAAGCTGAAAAGCCTATGGTCCCGCCCATCATGAGAAACAGGGCCAGAACCCAGTTACCCGGTCCTACGAAGGCCATGCATCCCGAGGAGATGACACCGACCAGTGTAAAGATAAAAAGCATTCTTTTTTTCGATCCCTTTACATCGGCCGCCGCACCCAGGATCGGGGCGAAAAAGGCGCTCAGAAAGAGGGAGATGGCAGAGGCATATGCCCAGTAGGCGGTGGAAATGTTCGGTGCCAGCCCAAGGGCGGCGACCTCCTTGAAATATACCGGGTAGACTGCAGCCATGATGGTGGTCGCGAAGGCTGAGTTCCCCACGTCGTAGGAGCACCAGGAGAAGACTTTTCGATCAATGTCACGGAAAAAAAGCATAAAGGCTCCTTTTCGCCAGGGAGTATAAGTCCGGGTAATGAAATAACCTTCCGTATCATATCATTAGAGCAGGGAGAATCTCCACATCCTGAATCCTAAATCCGCTAATTTTTCAGGCAGAGGGAGTGCCGCCGGGCATAAGGTGAATTAGCCCTCCCCAGGGGCGAAGAGATTATCCCCTAGGGGGGGAGGGCGCCTGAGGTGAGAGAAACCGACACGGAGGTCGGGTTTCACAGGCAGGCAGCCGGCGAACGCAGGAAACCGCGGGACTCGCCTGGGCAGTTGTCACGGACGACAATCCGCCCCCCGCGGGGGGCGGATTTAGGCGGAAGAGTTGGTGAGAAAGGGCTTCTCCGGGTGCTATAATCGTAATCGACGGAAAAACGGAGGATGAGACATGACTATTCAGCGGCCGGAATGGGATATTTACTTCATGATGATAGCCGGGGTAGCTGCTTCGCGAAGCACGTGTCTCCGGAGGCGTGTCGGTGCGGTAATCGTGAGGGAAAATCACATTATCAGCACGGGGTACAATGGTGCTCCAAAGGGACTGCCCCATTGCGGCGAAGTCGGCTGTCTCAGGGCGATACTCGGGATACCGTCGGGAGAACGCCACGAAATCTGCCGGGGATCCCATGCTGAAATGAACGCCATCGCACAGGCTGCCTCCGTGGGAACGAGTACGGCAGGCGCGGCGATTTACTGTACCCATGAACCCTGCTCCTTTTGCACGAAAGCGATACTCAACGCCGGAATCCGGAGAGTGGTGTACGTGCACCCCTATCCCGACGAGCTCGCAAGGAGCATGCGGGCGGATGCGGCCGTTACGGTCGACAGGCTGCCGGAAAACGTTTTTTCCATGGTTTCCCCCCTGCTCGAGGGGCTGTTTCAACCGGCGTCACAATAAACTTCGAGGAGGAAACACGATGAACATTTCACGAAACCAGGCTCTTGAACTGCTGAAGAAATACAACAAAGAAGACAGTCATATCAAGCACGCCCTTGCTGTTGAGGCCGCCATGGGTTTTTTTGCCTCCAGGATGGGAGGTGACGTGGAGAAATGGAAACTTGCGGGGCTCCTTCATGATATAGACTGGGAAATCACCCAGGAGAACCCGGAGAGGCATACCCACGAGGGAGCTCGATGGCTTGCCGACGCGGGGTATCCCGAAGACATCTCCAGGGCTGTCCTTGCCCACGGTTGGAGCATCTGTTCAGACACAAAACCGGAAAGTGACATGGAAAAGGTGCTCTTCACCGTAGACGAACTTACGGGACTGGTGATCACGGCGGCCCTGGTTCGCCCCAGCAGATCGGTCATGGACCTCGAAGTCAAATCAGTGAAGAAAAAGTGGAAGGACAAGGCCTTTGCGAGGGGAGTGGACCGGGACCTCATCGTCAAGGGGGCTGAAATGATACCCATGCCCCTGGATACCGTCATCGAGTGGGTTATCCTGGCTCTCAGGGAAGTGGAGGCCGAAATCGGCCTCGGGAGCGGGGCGTAGAAAAAGTATTTCACGCCGTTCCACTAGGCGGCTTTGTCGATGCGGATGTCCTCCCCTAAATCCGCTAATTTTTCAGGCAGAGGGAGTGTCGCCGGGCATAAGGTGAATTCGCCCTCCCCAGGGCGCGAAGAGATCTCGCTCCGCGCTCCTTGCGGAGAGGCCCCTGGGGAGGGCGCCTGAGGTGAGAGAAACCGACACGGATGTCGGCTTCACAGGCAGGCAGCCGGCGAACGCAGGGAGCCGCGGGACTCGCTTGGGCAGTTGTCACGAACGACAATCCGCACCCCCCGCCCAAGCGAGTTCCGGTGACGCTCCCAGCTGAGGTGCGGATTTAGGCCTCCGGTGCCGGTATGATCAAAAACCGGATTTCGCTTTTCCCCCCCGGGGGGATAAAAAGCATGGAAGGAGATGAAAACGATGCCCATACGGGTTGTACTTGCCGACGACCACCCTTTAACAAGGGCGGGAATTTCCGCATACCTCGCCCGGGAAAGTTCGGTTGAACTGGTCGGAGAGGCTGAAGACGGGCACGAAGCATGGAGACTAATCGACGAACTGCGGCCGGATGTGGCCCTTCTCGATATCCGAATGCCGGGTGAAGACGGAGTCGCCGTGGCCCGGAAGGTGAAAGAGTCGTCCCTTCCGGTTTCTGTGGTCATGCTTACCTCCTACGATGCCCAGCAGTATGTTCTGGCATCGCTCAGGGCCGGAGCAAGGGGATTCATCCTTAAAACCGCCACCCCCGAAGAGATTTCCCGGGCCATTTCCACCGTGGCCAAGGGAGGCTTTTACCTTGACTCGGAAGTGGCCTCGGCCGTCGGGGAAAGGGAGTTCGCTCCCGAAGCCCTTTCGGCCAGGGAGAGAGAAGTGCTCATACTCGCCTCGAAGGGGCTTTCAAGCAAGGAAGTGGCTGCCCGTCTCTTTATCAGTGAGCGGACAGTACAAACCCACTTGGCCTCCATCTACGACAAGCTTGGAGCGAAAAACAAGACCGAGGCCCTTCTCCTGGCGCTGAAGTACGGTGTCGTTACCCTTGAGGAATTGCTTGAATGAGGCGGCACCTCCTCCTGATCATAACCTTCGCGATCCTTTTGCCCGCTCTCGCGGTGCTCCTGGTCTCAGGTTTCGGCCTGATGCAGCACGAATGGGCCATGAAATCCGTGGCCCGTTCCTACGTGCAGGACATGGCGGAAAACGTGGCTTCGAGGCTCGGAGGCATCGAGACCAGAAAATGGGGGAGCGAACTCACGTCAATCGAAATTCGGAGATTCAGGGTCTTTACCTGGGGCCCTTCGCTCCCCGGCTGGGTGGCCGTGGTGTCGGCAGACGGAAGAATTCTTTTTTCATCGCCCGGAGCTGATAATCTTGCAGCAATCTGGCGGCCGTCCATCCCCATCGGCCGGGCAGTAGAGATAAGAGACAGCGAGGGAAACCTCTATACCATCGCGGTGAACCCTGTGAGCGGGGGAGACCGGTATGTCATAGCCGCAGTCGCCTGGGACCAGCTTCTTGGCCCTCTGGTGCGGGTGGGGCGACTCTGGCCCATTTTGATTCTTCTTATGGGCGTAGGTATTCTCCTCGCCCTTTGGGCCCTCTGGAAATGGCTCATCGTTCCTCTCAAGGACCTCGTTGAGGAGATCGAAACCCTCCGGTGGGGAAAAGACCTGCCCGCTCTTCCTGATCCTGTGGCGGTAAGCGAGATCGGAAGTCTGAGAACGGTTCTTTACAGGCTTGCAAGAACCGCCGTGGAGCGGACTCTCCTGCAGAACAGGTACGTGAATGACATCGTCCGGGTCCAGGAGGGGGAAAAATCCCGCATAGCCAGGGAACTTCACGACGGTCCCATCCAGAACATCACCGCCATGATCCAGCAGATCCGCCTGTCCCGAATGGCCGGGGACGGCCAGGAAATGGACAGGCATCTCGCAATAGCTGAAGAAACTGCCCATGTTGTTGTACGAGAACTGAGGGAAATGTGCGATGAACTCTCCCCTCCGTGGATCGACCTCGGTCTTGAGCAGGCCATGACTGAGCTGGCCAACCGCCTGGCCCGGCATTACAATATTTCCATCTCTATGGATGTGGACGACTCGGTGGAACTTGGAAGGGAACGGCTGCTTTCCCTGTTCAGGATCTTTCAGGAGGGGGTTTCCAATGCTGTTCGGCATGGGCAGGCAACGGAGATGCGGGCGGAGGTTTTCCGGAAGGACGGAGCTGTTGTCTTCGAGTTCCAGGACAACGGAAAGGGATTTGAACCCGACATGAATTATGAAACGCTGCGGGTGGAAGGACACAGAGGGCTCGCCAATATGCTTGAACGCATGATGCTCGTGGGAGGCAGGCTAGAAGTGGTATCAGGGCGCGGGAAAGGGACCCTGGTGCGGTGCGTCATGCCTGATTTGCCGGAAGCGGCGGCGGTGTGACCCGTAAAAAGACGCAGCGCCTT
Proteins encoded in this region:
- a CDS encoding tetratricopeptide repeat protein — translated: MKKTACISIWAVLFLWAFPLFSEILPAGANGVVVTEPEGRATEQKKPKPAKKASPSKNTAPAAKKEVQREPDSLPPMNLSLQQGILLLGQRYFSRATPLLERAVLEEPDNPVAWHALGRAYHERGLFSRAQEAYKKALEAEPEYPPLSRILAYPPGDGRKPLWDPKRPERIEALSAATGGFSILPPDKAPNQEAPDSPHLPPEAAPKEMTTESTPDAAPVPGQFPSDKTNRKLRPFVPVRIVIAPQNEENTDPAQLETAPSPDAVPDFPSPVYIPPDPAATEGETD
- a CDS encoding FlgT C-terminal domain-containing protein, which produces MKPTLKTGVAALVILCFFFSSDAAASGNKTVLLLPTLNFTDYEIWESKFYPVNVLERKMTEYLASLLRRDPFTDVRILDEEAAERWFAGERRPGDFAVRMELFSVLAKERETLGSFENTDVSLRVRMYDGGNGEMQDSRIASGSDQRYTFNPGDDRLYFLNAREYPVLEILQTNLFDRIHKDGLDLLRLTPPDKGQKMSRPTWKQFSSTSHWQAFKNAIADAAGEISGVSDDEFSLIGRIIAPTADSTLKRREYIITLGRKNSLAVGDILQVIRGDSYITVDPENPVVIVPRVVGNVKVTKLMDSESVVVLINEKPNDPVQLNDLVRTSRFGTKKAAPLK
- a CDS encoding desulfoferrodoxin encodes the protein MKKLDVFKCDLCGNVVELLHVGGGDLVCCGQPMKLLEEKTADSATEKHVPVVEGNKVKVGSVPHPMTNEHYIEFIEIMDGNRICRKFLNPGEPAEAVFETFAPTKSREYCNIHGLWKVDL
- a CDS encoding ferritin; translated protein: MISKKIEDAFNDQINAELYSAYIYLSMSAYLNSVDLNGMAHWMKVQAKEELEHATKFASYIVARGGRVKYKAIECPREEWASALEVFKGAYEHERYVTRRINDLMDLAVTEKDYAAQVFLQWFVSEQVEEEANTDGIVKKMEMIGEGRHGMYMIDKELGERKAD
- a CDS encoding flavin reductase family protein, coding for MDAQIDPRALFTLNYGVYILSTRYEGKKNGQIINALMQLTADPICMAACLHRDNYTTELVEKSGRFSISVLEDAVPLKFIGVFGFRCGREFDKFGECTYEISESGLPLVTEYSLAGIELKVLSVQEVFTHKLIVGQVEKAQLLKEGTPLTYANYHTVKKGKSPVNAPSAVFNQVK
- a CDS encoding TIGR02757 family protein — encoded protein: MRRLKKENVLSAEARNLAGFLPRFEDVYRRMNRREFISPDPLEKLYLYDTVEEREVVGLAVSSIAYGRVAQILRNADRLLSVMGPSPRSFLMETPAGVLSRLLGGFRHRFTSGNEMVSFLAGIGKILREYGRLEYFFQDCLNRTGDFLDGAALFSGGIRARGGLGKSFLLPSPGDGSACKRLFLFLKWMVRSDEVDPGGWKVLGPETLVFPMDVHMFRMCSCLGLTKRKTPDLKTALEVTGLFRKYIPEDPVKYDFVLTRFGIRSEMDAKAFVKTCLEGDELWKEKDRTGE
- a CDS encoding tetratricopeptide repeat protein, which encodes MEGKGSYRRVKKRSAAVWCFPVFFLVFGLFGASAVHGGLREALLKAAAAPGDAAAHAELARAYNLNNEPGKAFLAARQSLDLMPGFPPAVLELAHASRMKGNHEEAVKLYEMYLSDDPVSVEALAGNSESLARLERWDESFASAMAAIREAPKRAEGYGALGRAYRIAGRFEEAVEVLRQGLVFRSDSVDILYDLGLCCVELGDRTSALVQYERLLELDPEKASFLFRTIYP
- a CDS encoding asparaginase; the encoded protein is MAEFLVISTGGTIASRPGMHGLTPSLPGEELLSGVRGLERFGRVTVLDLLSKDSSNMSPEDWKMMAACLRAEESEYDGFLILHGTDTMAYSASALSFFLPGFSRPVVITGSMLPMGDPGSDAETNILEGFIFLSALAEQGRKGISIAFHGHLIHGPRSQKILSHDSTAFSSINYHELGCILSGKAVLGKEPFLAGTYPVDVSSLSVENSIFLVTLFPGFRARYLEHLTDAEPRAIVLEALGLGGVPYLGENLLPPIARCREKNIPVVITTQCVYGGVDLSVYEVGRKTLELGAISGKDMTREAIIAKLMITLPATEPDRLEALLHENFCDEITPGGDPLSGVNRPE